A region of the Lysobacter sp. K5869 genome:
GCAGACGCTCCGGCGGCAAGGTCTTGATCCGGCGATGGACCTGTTCGCGCAGCTGCTGCCACGCCTGCGGGTCGGCGCGGCCGTCCGGGTGGCGCGGCAGCGCCCGCTGCAGGGCCAGCCGGTAGGTGGCCGGGGCCACGTGCAGCACCGCCGAGGCCTCGGTTTCGCCGAGGCCGGCGGCCAGCCGCAGCAGCAGCGCCGCGCGCGGGCCGCTGCCGAGCTCGCCGAGCCGGTCGGTCGCGTCCAGCGGGATCGCCACCGGGGTGCGCCGGCGCAGGCCGGGCTGGGTCAGCAGCAGCGACCAGAACCGCGCCGGCCACTCGTTGAGCGAGGTCTCCGCGGCGATCGCGCGGAACCCGGCCATGGCCGCGACCAGCGCGGCGTCGCCGGCGGCGGCGTCGCCGGCCTGCAATTCGGCCAGGACCGCGCCGCGCCGTTCGACCCCGCGCAGGAACGCCGACAAGGCGGCCGGGGCGGAGGAGGAAGCGTTGGGTCGGGGCGCGGACGAACCCGGGGCGGGGGATGTGGAACTCATCGGGACGACTTCACCATACGGCCCATCATAGCGAGGCCGGAGCGCCGCCGGACCGGCGCGAAACCGCTTGACAAACCGCCAAACCGCGTTTGCGCGAGGCGGAACGCGGTCTGGCCGAAAATCCGGTTGTGCACAGCAGTAATGGAACCGTCATGTGTCGCTCTTTCACGGAACAAAAACACCTCATTACAGCGATGTTTCACGGCTAAGCGCATGATTCCAAAGAAAATAGGGCGATTGGCGATTTTTTCACCAACCTAACCCGAGCGCTTGATTCAACGCCCTCGCGCAGCGCTGCCGACACACCATGCACAGATTTATCCACAACCCGTGTGGATAAGGGGAATTTTCCTTAATCGGCGGCCACTTGCGCGGGCTTTGTCGGGCCGGCCGCAGCTATGGTCCGCAACTGCCCGCCTGCCGCCGCGGCCGCCGGGCTCGCTAGACTGATGCGATGCCCGAGGCTTCGTTTTTCCCGCCCCCGACCGTCTGGCGCATCGCCCTGCCGGTGCCGCTGCCGCGCCTGTTCGACTACCTGCCGCCGGCCGACGACGACGGCGGCGACCCGGTCGGCGCGCGGGTGCGGGTGCCGTTCGGGCGGCGCGAGCTGGTCGGCTGGGTCGCCGAGGTCGGCGAACCCGAGCCCGGCACCGACCCGGCGGCGCTCAAGCAGGTGCTGGCCCGGCTCGACCCGCAGCCGCTGCTCCAGGGCGAGCTGCTGGAGTCGCTGCGCTGGCTGGCCCGCTACACCCACGCCCCGCTCGGCGAGGTGCTCGCCACCGCCCTGCCCGGCCCGCTGCGCCACGGCGAGCCGCTGCCCGACACCCACGCCTGGGCCTGGCGCCTGACCGAGGCCGGCGCCACCGCCCGCCCCGGCCTGCGCGCCGGCAAGCCGCGGCGGTTGGCCGACCTGCTCGACGAACACGGCGAACTCGACGAGGACCGCCTCGACGACCTGCTGGACGACTGGCGCAGCGCCGCGCGCGCCCTGGCCAAGCGCGGCCACGCCGAGCGTCTGGCCGTGCCCGCGGTCGCCCACGCTCCCGCGCCGCAGCCCGGTCCGCCGCTCAACGACGAACAACAGGCCGCGGTCGACGCGATCCTGGCCGCGCCCGGCTTCACCGCCTTCCTGCTCGACGGCGTCACCGGCAGCGGCAAGACCGAGGTCTACCTGCGCGCGATCGCCGACTGCCTGGCGCGCGGCAAGCAGGCGCTGGTGCTGGTGCCCGAAATCGGCCTGACCCCGCAGACCCTGGCGCGCTTCCGCGCCCGCCTCGGCGTGCCGGTGCACGCGCTGCACTCGGGGCTGGCCGACGGCGAGCGCGCGCGCACCTGGGCCGCGTTCGCGCGCGGCGAGGCGCGGGTCGCGGTCGGCACGCGCTCGGCGGTGTTCCTGCCGATGCTCGAACCCGGTTTGATCGTGATCGACGAGGAACACGACGGCAGCTTCAAGCAGCTCGACGGCATCCGTTACCACGCCCGCGACTTCGCCCTGGTCCGGGCCAAGGCGCTGGACGTGCCGGTGCTGCTCGGCAGCGCCACGCCGTCGCTGGAATCGCTGCGCAACGCCCAGGCCGGCCGCTACGGCCACCTGCGCCTGCTGCGCCGCGCCGGCCAGGCGCAGCCGCCGCGGGTGCGCGTGCTCGACGTGCGCAAGCGGCCGCTGCAGGCCGGGCTGTCGCCGGAACTGCTCGAACGCCTGCACGGCGAACTGCGCGCCGGCGGCCAGGCGCTGGTGTTCAAGAACCGCCGCGGCTACGCCCCGGTGCTGCTGTGCCACGACTGCGGCTGGACCGCGCACTGCCCGCGCTGCAGCACCCCGCTCAAAGCCACACCGATGACCGTGCACGGCGGCGGCCGGCGCCTGCAATGCCACCACTGCGGCACCCGTCGCCCCGCGCCCGACGCCTGCCCCGATTGCGGCGGTCTGGCGCTGCAATCGCAAGGCGCCGGCACCGAGCGCATCGAGGAATCGCTGGCCGCGCGCTTCGAGGATTTCCCGGTGCTGCGCATCGACCGCGGCACCACGCAAAAACGCGACGCGCTGGAAACGCTGCTGGCCGAATTCGGCACCGCGCCGGGCGTCCTGGTCGGCACGCAGATGCTCGCCAAGGGCCACGACCTCGCCAACCTGACCTTGGTCGCGGTGGTCGGCATCGACGAAGGCTTGTTCAGCGCCGACTTCCGCGCGCGGGAAAAACTCGCGCAGCTGCTGATCCAGGTCGCCGGCCGCGCCGGCCGCGCGCACAAACCGGGCGAGGTGGTGCTGCAAACCCATCACCCCGAACACGAACTGCTGACCACGCTGCTGTCCGGCGGCTACCACGCCTTCGCCGAAGTCGAACTGGCCCAGCGCGAAGCCGCCGGCTTCCCGCCGTTCGCGCACATGGCGCTGATCCGCGCCGAGGCGCAGCAAGTCGAAGCCGCCAACGCCTTCCTGGCGATGGCGCGACGCGAGTTGCAGCACGCCGCCGCGCAGCGCGCGCGCCACGACGGCATCGAGCGCAGCGCGCTGGAGATCAACGGCCCGGTGCCCGCGCCGATGCCGCGCCGCGCCGGCTACCTGCGCGCGCAGCTGATCCTGTCGGCGCCGGAACGCCGCGTGTTGCACGCCGCGCTCGACGCCGCGCTGCCGGCGATCTACGCCGCGCCGGAAGCGCGCAAGGTGCGTTGGTCGTTGGATGTGGATCCGGCGGATTTGTACTGAGCGCGACGGAACTTTCGCCGTAGCCGAATGGCGCGGTCGCGGCTCGCGCCGCTCCTACAGCGGCTGCGGATGGTTCGTATCCGACTGTAGGAGCTGCGTAAGCTGCGACCGCGCATCTCGCAAGCCGGCGCACGCACGAAGTCGAAACAACGCGGCCACGCGCGCGATCCAGATTCGCCGCCGTTCCATTGGCGCGGTCGCGGCTCGCGCCGCTCCTACAGGGGCTCCGGCCGGTTTCGTATCCGACTGTAGGAGCTGCGTAAGCTGCGACCACGCGTCTCGCAAGCCGGCGCACGCACGAAGTCGAAACAGCGCGGCCACGCGCGCGATCCAGATTCGCCGCCGTTCCATTGGCGCGGTCGCGGCTTACGCCGCTCCTACAAGGGGCTCCGGCCGGTTTCGTTTCAGACTGTAGCAGCTGCGCAAGCTGCGACCGCGAAACCGCAACCACGATGAAACGTTCGTCCCGCCCGCATCGCCGTGCCGCGATCGCGCCTCAGCGAACCTCGATCTTCAACGAAAACTTCGCCACGCTCCCGCGCCGCGCGGCCGCGCGCGGCTGATAAACCTGGATGCGGTACTCGCCGTCGGCCGGCAGCGTCGCGCTGCCGGTCGCGCTGCCCTGGCCGTAGACGGTCTCCACCGCCAAGGCCTCGGCCTGCGGGCCGGACGCGCCACCGCCGCGCGGCGGGTACACGTTGACAGCGGCGTTGGAGCTGCCCGTCAGCGTCGTGCGCAAGCTCTGGCCGGCGCGGGCGACGACGAGATACTCCACGCTGTCGTAGCCCTTGATCGCGCCGTTCACCGTGGCGCCGGTCGCGCCCTTGGCGAACTGCACGGGCACCGACTTCACCGCATCGGCCGCGAACGCGGCGGACGAACACAACGACAAGGCAACGGCCAACGCAGCGGCGCGAACGAGCATCGCGGACTCCAGCGGAAACGAGGAAAGGGCGACCAGACTAGCGCATCGCGGCGGCGCCGCTGCGCGACTCGTCGACGCGGTCATGCGCCGCATGCATCGCATGCGCAATCGGCCTGCCGTGGCCGTATCACGCGCATGCCATCGGTGCGCATCACTTGGTTCCGGTCTTGCTCTTGACCTTCGGTTTGGCCGGGCCGTCCTGGCCCGGTTTGCCTTTGGGCTTATCGCGAATCCATACCACTTTGTTGTCGCGGCGCGTCTCGAACAACCCCAATGCCTCGAGCAGGTCGCTGAGCTTGCGATAACCGTAATTGCGCGAATCGAACGAAGCCTGATTGGCGATCTGATGCCCGACCGCGCCCAGGTGCGACCACCCGTCGTCGCCGCTGGCCGCCTCCACCGCGCGCCGCAACATGCGCACCAGTCGCGTGTCGCTGCGCAAATCCTGAGCGCTGCGCGGCGCGACCGTCGCCACCGTCTCGTCCGCCTGCACCTCGGCCGCCGGCTGGCCCAGGCCTTCGACGTAGGTGAACTTCGAGCAGGCGTTGACGAACGGCTCGGGCGTCTTCTTTTCGCCGAAGCCGTAGACCTTGACGCCGTCGGTCAGCAGCCGCATCACCAGCGGGGTGAAGTCGGCGTCGCTGGAGACGATGGCGAAGGCGTCGAGGTTGCGCGCGTACAGCAGGTCCATCGCGTCGATCACCATCGCCATGTCCGAGGCGTTCTTGCCCTTGGAGTAGGCGAATTGCTGGATCGGGCGGATCGCGTACTCGTGCAGCACCGCCTCCCAGCTTTTCAGATTCGGGCTTTTCCAGTTGCCGTAGGCGCGGCGCACGTTGGCCGCGCCGTAGCGGGCGACCTCGGCCAGGATCACCTCGATCTTGGCCGCCGGCGCGTTGTCGGCGTCGATCAGCAGGGCGATGCGCTTTTCTTCCGTGGCCACGGCCATGTTCCGGACTCCCGGGCCGCGGCGCGGCCGACCGCGCCAGCCTAGCGCAACGCGCGCCGGAAGGTCGCGCGGCGCGCGGCCGACAGTCAGAAGATAGCGCCGGCTTCATGACGGGCTAACCGCGATGGGCGAAAATGGCGGGGATACCAACGACCGATACGATCCCCCATGAGCAACCGACTCGAACAACTGCGCCAACTCTCCTCCGTGGTCGCCGACACCGGCGACATCGAGGCCATCGCCCGCTTCCACCCGCTCGACGCCACCACCAACCCCTCGCTGCTGCTCAAGGCCGCCGGCCTGCCGGCCTACGCGCCGCTGATCGACGCGGCCGTCGCCCAGGCCCAGGGCGAGAACGCGCAAGCGCGCGTCGCCGACGCCGGCCTGCGCCTGGCCGTGGCCATCGGCGGCGAAATCCTCAAGCTGATCCCCGGCCGCGTCTCCACCGAGGTCGACGCGCGCCTGAGCTTCGACACCCCGGCCACCCTGGCCCAGGCGCGGCGCATCGTCGAGCTCTACGACGCCGCCGGCATCGGCCGCGACCGCCTGCTGATCAAGATCGCCTCGACCTGGGAAGGCATCCGCGCCGCCGAGCAGCTCGAACGCGAAGGCATCCACTGCAACCTGACCCTGCTGTTCTCCTTCGCCCAGGCCGTGGCCTGCGCCGAGGCCGGCGTGTACCTGATCTCGCCCTTCGTCGGCCGCATCCTCGACTGGCACCTCGCCAACGGCATGGCCAAGCCGGCCACGCCGCAGGACGATCCGGGCGTGCAGTCGGTCGCCCGCATCTGGAACTACTACAAGCGCCACGGCTACGCGACCGTGGTGATGGGCGCGAGCTTCCGCAACGTCGGCCAGGTGCTGGCGCTGGCCGGTTGCGACCGCCTGACCATCTCGCCGGAACTGCTGGGCGAACTGGCCGACAGCGACGGCGAGGTGCCGCGCGCGCTCCACGACGACGGCCAGCGCGCCGCGCCGGGCGAGCGCCTGAGCGAGGCCGCGTTCCGCTGGCAGCACAACGAGGACGCGATGGCGACCGACAAGCTCGCCGACGGCATCCGCCGCTTCGCCGCCGACCAGCGCAAGCTCGAAGAGCTGCTCGCCCAGCGCTTGAACGGATGAGGAGACCGCCATGTCCGATACCCGCAAGCACGTCGTCATCGTCGGCGGCGGGTTCGGCGGACTGTGGGCGACCCGCGCACTGGCCTCGGCGCCGGTGCGCATCACCCTGATCGACCGCCGCAACCACCATCTGTTCCAACCGCTGCTGTATCAGGTCGCCACCGCCGGCCTGTCTTCGCCGGACATCGCCGCGCCGCTGCGGCACATCCTGCGCAATCAGGCCAACGTCGAGGTGCGCCTGGGCGAAGTCGTCGGCATCGACGCCGACGCGCGCCACGTCGCGCTCGCCGACGGCGAACGCATCGGTTACGACTTCTTGCTGCTCGCCAGCGGCGCCACCCACGCCTATTTCGGCCACGACGAGTGGGCCGAGCACGCGCCGGGGCTGAAGACGCTCGACGACGCGCTGCACATCCGCCGCCGCGTGCTGCTCGCGTTCGAGCGCGCCGAAGCCGCGCAGACCGAGGAAGAACGCGAGGCGTGGCTGCACTTCGCCGTGGTCGGCGGCGGACCGACCGGCGTGGAGATGGCCGGCACGCTCGCCGAAATCGCGCGCAAGACCTTGCGCCGCGAGTTCCGCCGCATCGACCCGGCCAAGGCGCGCGTGCGCCTGATCGAGGCCGGGCCGCGGGTGTTGTCGAGCTTTCCCGAATCGCTGTCGGAAAAAGCCCGCGCGCAGTTGCAGCGGCTCGGCGTGGAAGTCGCCACCGGCACACCGGTGGGTTCGATCGACGCCAACGGCTACCGCCTGGGCGCCGAGTTCGTTCCGGCGCGTACGGTGCTGTGGGCCGCGGGCGTCGCGGCCTCGCCGTTGGGCGCGTTGCTCGACGCCCCGCGCGACCGCGCCGGCCGCGTGCAGGTGCTGCCCGACCTCAGCGTGCCCGGCCACCCGGAGATCTTCGTCGCCGGCGATCTGGCCAGCCTGCAGCAAGACGACGGCAAGCCGGTGCCCGGCGTCGCCCCGGCGGCCAAGCAGATGGGCGGCCACGTCGCCCAAAGCATCCGCGCGCGCGTGCTCGGCCAACCGGCGCCGGCGCCGTTCCGCTACGTCGATTTCGGCAACCTCGCCACCATCGGCCGGCGCGCGGCGGTGGTGGACTTGCGCGGGCTGCACTTCTCCGGCGTGCTGGCGTGGACGTTCTGGCTGGCCGCGCACGTGTTCTTCCTGATCGGCTTCCGCAACCGCCTGATCGTGATGCTCAACTGGTCGTGGGCGTACTACACGTACCAGCGCCATGCCCGCATCATCCTGGGCGGCGCGGGCGATAAAGAAACCGACGACGAAGACTGAGCCGCGGCGCGGCAGAACCGAAAAAAAGGGCGCCCGAGGGCGCCCTTTCCGTTTCGCGGCTCCGCGTTCGCTCAGGTGTACCCGTCGTAGTAGTACGCCGTCGCCTGCACCTGACGGCTCGCACCGGTGTCCAGGTCGGTCACGGTGGCTTGCAGGATCGCCACGCCGTCGCCGGACAGATCCGTCGAAATCGGCACCGCGCACGCGTTTTGGTTCGCGCACGAAGCGACGATCGCGTTGTTTTCCAGATTGCGCCAGACGAAACCGTAGTTGCCGGCCGGCAAGCCGGTCACGCTGAACACCGCCACGGTCGGGTTGTGCGCGCCGTTGGGCACCCACAGCGAGCTGCAGGTGTCGGGTGTGGCGATGTCGTAGCGGAAGGTGTCGACGTAACACTCCATGCCGGCGCCGGCGACGTTGCCGGCGTGCGCCGGCGCGGCGTGGCCCATGGCCAGCGCGAGCGCGACCGCGCTCAGGCCGATTGCTGCGTTGATGCGCATGAAACTCTCCTTGTCGAGTGCGTGCTTCGATGAGCGTGCGGCGCGCCGCGGCGCGCGCCGGGAACGAACGGCGGCGCGCGGCGACGGACGCCGCCGACGCGCGCCGCGGCCGCGATCAGTTGTAGCCGTCCCAGAAATACGCGGTGGCGTTGAGCGTGCGCTGCGCGCCGGTGGCCAGATCGGTCACCACCACGCGCAGCCGCGCTTCGCCGTCGCCGCGGGTTTCGGTGGCGATCGGCACGCCGCACCAGCCCGGCGAATTGCCGCAGCCGGCCGGGGCCTGCCCGGTTTCCAGATCGGTCCAGACGTAGCTGTAGTTGCCCGCCGGCAATCCGGTCACGTTGAAGTACGCGGCCGACGGATTCGACGCGGTGCCCGGCGTCCACACGCTCTGGCACCAGCCGGCCTGCGGCACGTCGTACGCGATGGTCTCCACATAGCATTCCAGTTGCGCGCCGCTCAGGTCGCCCGCGCGCGCCGGCGCGAGCGCCGTCAGCGACAGCGCGGCGGCGAATCCGGCCGCGATCAGCATCTTGCCAACTTCCATGACCCCCTCCTTATGTTGTGAGCCGGCCGCTGCGGCCGGCGCCGCAGTCTCGGCACGGCGCGAACGCGCCGGCAAGGGCGGAACGGCGGCGATGCGACGCCGCTTGCAGTTCTCAGCCGCCGGCGCGGCGCGACGGCGGCGAAGTTGCGAGCGCGAGCAACCGCTAGTGGCCGCGCCGGCCCTGCGGTCCGATCCACGCGCGGCCTTCGCGGCCGTCCGTGGAGGCGGCCGCTCGATCGCTCGCATCGGGTACTCGCAAAACGCGGACGCGACGGCTCACCCATAAGTTTTTTTTTCAATCGCGCTCGATCCTGCACAGGAAGCAGCCGTAGCGCGCGTTGTGGGCGTGGATCTGGGCCACGCGCGGATCCTCGAACAGTTCCTGCACCGCCGCCTCGGCGTCGCGGCCTTCCAGCGCGCGCGCCTGCAGCATCCAACCGTTGGCGTCGTACGCGCGCAGCGACAGGTGGCGGGTAGCGAGCATCGACGGCAAGCGGTTGCGCAGCGCCGGCGCGCGCGCGGCGCCTTCGCGCACGAAGATCGGACCGCTGGCGCGGTAGGGGCCGTCGCAGTCGTGATGCTGGAAAGTCAGCAGCAACAGCTGTTCGCCCGGCGAAGCATCTTGCAGCGACACCCGGCAGGGATAGCCGGTGGGCGAGTCGGCCACGACCCGGCGCATGCCGTGGGCGCGCAGCGCCTCGTCGTCGAGCGCGAACAGCGGGGCGAAGGTTTCGGCAGCGAGGCCGTCGATTCGGTAAGCGTGCATGGCGCGGATTCCTTGAGTGGGTGGCGCCACGTTAGTCCCGCCGCACAGGCGCCGATATCCGCGTCTTGCGCGGCGCGCGCATTGGTTTAGGCTGGCGCGCGATGCGGCCCTGCGGTCGCGCGAGGTCGGGGGGACCGTATGAGCGACAACCGCGTCATCGACACCGAAACACCGCGGCGGCGGCGCCTGCCGCTCGGCTTGCTGCTGATCCTGGCCGCGACCGCGTGCTCGGGCAAGGAGCCGGCCAAACCCGCCGCCCATCCCGAGTTCGACGCCTCCGCGCCGGCGGCCGCGCGCGCGAAGACGGCGCTGCCTTCCGACGAATTCCTCGCTCAAGTGAGCGCGGAAAGCGAGGCCGCCGAGGCGTTCGGCGAACGCCATCGCCCGCTGCAATTCTCCGGCCGCGTCGACCAAGCCGTCGCCGAATTGGTCGCCTACGCCGAACAAGGCGGCGCCGCGCGCCGTTTCGCCATCGGCAACATGCTGTGGTCGCTGGCGCCGGAAGCCTCGCTGAGCCTGCACCGCGCCGCCGACGAAGCGCAGCCGGATCAGCCGGAAATCCTGTACGAACTGGCCCTGCACTACACCCGCAAGGACGACTGCGCCGCGGCGCTGCCGCTGTGGCGACGCCTGCGCCCTACCCGCGTCGGCATTCCCGCGCAGGCCGCCTATCTCGCCGCGTACTGCCATCTGGCCAGCGGCGATTTGCGCGGCGCGGTCGCGATCGTGCAGTCCTCCGACATCGACGAGCACCACGTCGGCGCCGAGAAAATGTCCTACGAAGTGTTCGGCGGCCCCGCCGAGCTGATCGGGTTCGATCGGGACTACCGCAAGGCCGCCGGCGGCGACCGCGGCGCGCTGGAAAGCCTGCTGGCGCGTTCGTTCGACTGGAACACCGATTGGTGGAACGCCGCGCCGGAGCCGGCGGCGCAGGACGCGGCGATCGCGCTGGCGCGTACGCAGTGGAGCGCGCAGACGCGCGAACGCCAGGAATGGGATTGCCTGTGGCCGAAGCTGCGCGATCGCGAGCAGCCGTTCGGCC
Encoded here:
- a CDS encoding primosomal protein N', whose amino-acid sequence is MPEASFFPPPTVWRIALPVPLPRLFDYLPPADDDGGDPVGARVRVPFGRRELVGWVAEVGEPEPGTDPAALKQVLARLDPQPLLQGELLESLRWLARYTHAPLGEVLATALPGPLRHGEPLPDTHAWAWRLTEAGATARPGLRAGKPRRLADLLDEHGELDEDRLDDLLDDWRSAARALAKRGHAERLAVPAVAHAPAPQPGPPLNDEQQAAVDAILAAPGFTAFLLDGVTGSGKTEVYLRAIADCLARGKQALVLVPEIGLTPQTLARFRARLGVPVHALHSGLADGERARTWAAFARGEARVAVGTRSAVFLPMLEPGLIVIDEEHDGSFKQLDGIRYHARDFALVRAKALDVPVLLGSATPSLESLRNAQAGRYGHLRLLRRAGQAQPPRVRVLDVRKRPLQAGLSPELLERLHGELRAGGQALVFKNRRGYAPVLLCHDCGWTAHCPRCSTPLKATPMTVHGGGRRLQCHHCGTRRPAPDACPDCGGLALQSQGAGTERIEESLAARFEDFPVLRIDRGTTQKRDALETLLAEFGTAPGVLVGTQMLAKGHDLANLTLVAVVGIDEGLFSADFRAREKLAQLLIQVAGRAGRAHKPGEVVLQTHHPEHELLTTLLSGGYHAFAEVELAQREAAGFPPFAHMALIRAEAQQVEAANAFLAMARRELQHAAAQRARHDGIERSALEINGPVPAPMPRRAGYLRAQLILSAPERRVLHAALDAALPAIYAAPEARKVRWSLDVDPADLY
- a CDS encoding g-type lysozyme inhibitor, coding for MLVRAAALAVALSLCSSAAFAADAVKSVPVQFAKGATGATVNGAIKGYDSVEYLVVARAGQSLRTTLTGSSNAAVNVYPPRGGGASGPQAEALAVETVYGQGSATGSATLPADGEYRIQVYQPRAAARRGSVAKFSLKIEVR
- a CDS encoding NYN domain-containing protein — protein: MAVATEEKRIALLIDADNAPAAKIEVILAEVARYGAANVRRAYGNWKSPNLKSWEAVLHEYAIRPIQQFAYSKGKNASDMAMVIDAMDLLYARNLDAFAIVSSDADFTPLVMRLLTDGVKVYGFGEKKTPEPFVNACSKFTYVEGLGQPAAEVQADETVATVAPRSAQDLRSDTRLVRMLRRAVEAASGDDGWSHLGAVGHQIANQASFDSRNYGYRKLSDLLEALGLFETRRDNKVVWIRDKPKGKPGQDGPAKPKVKSKTGTK
- the tal gene encoding transaldolase produces the protein MSNRLEQLRQLSSVVADTGDIEAIARFHPLDATTNPSLLLKAAGLPAYAPLIDAAVAQAQGENAQARVADAGLRLAVAIGGEILKLIPGRVSTEVDARLSFDTPATLAQARRIVELYDAAGIGRDRLLIKIASTWEGIRAAEQLEREGIHCNLTLLFSFAQAVACAEAGVYLISPFVGRILDWHLANGMAKPATPQDDPGVQSVARIWNYYKRHGYATVVMGASFRNVGQVLALAGCDRLTISPELLGELADSDGEVPRALHDDGQRAAPGERLSEAAFRWQHNEDAMATDKLADGIRRFAADQRKLEELLAQRLNG
- a CDS encoding NAD(P)/FAD-dependent oxidoreductase, with the protein product MSDTRKHVVIVGGGFGGLWATRALASAPVRITLIDRRNHHLFQPLLYQVATAGLSSPDIAAPLRHILRNQANVEVRLGEVVGIDADARHVALADGERIGYDFLLLASGATHAYFGHDEWAEHAPGLKTLDDALHIRRRVLLAFERAEAAQTEEEREAWLHFAVVGGGPTGVEMAGTLAEIARKTLRREFRRIDPAKARVRLIEAGPRVLSSFPESLSEKARAQLQRLGVEVATGTPVGSIDANGYRLGAEFVPARTVLWAAGVAASPLGALLDAPRDRAGRVQVLPDLSVPGHPEIFVAGDLASLQQDDGKPVPGVAPAAKQMGGHVAQSIRARVLGQPAPAPFRYVDFGNLATIGRRAAVVDLRGLHFSGVLAWTFWLAAHVFFLIGFRNRLIVMLNWSWAYYTYQRHARIILGGAGDKETDDED
- a CDS encoding DUF1203 domain-containing protein; this translates as MHAYRIDGLAAETFAPLFALDDEALRAHGMRRVVADSPTGYPCRVSLQDASPGEQLLLLTFQHHDCDGPYRASGPIFVREGAARAPALRNRLPSMLATRHLSLRAYDANGWMLQARALEGRDAEAAVQELFEDPRVAQIHAHNARYGCFLCRIERD